The genomic segment ATTGGGGTCCTTGGGAATAGGGGTCCTTGCGAAATGGGTCCTTGGGAATAGGGGTCCTTGCGAATTGGGGCCCTTGGGAATAGGGGTCCTTGCGAAATGGGGTCCTTGGGAATAGGGGTCCTTGCAAAATGGGGTCCTTGGGAATTGGGGTCCTTGCGAAATGGGGTCCTTGGGAATTGGGACCTTTGCAAATTGGGGTCCTTGGGAATAGGGGTCCTTGCGAAATGGGGTCCTTAGGAATAGGGGTCCTTGCGAAATGGGGTCCTTGGGAACAGTAAGCTGCGCTGTTCCGACGGCACCACTTAGCAACATGGCATCATGGGAAATTAGGCCCCTGGAAATGAAGTCTTAACCTGCTATACTGGTCTGCACCATGACATCAAGAATCATGGAGGCTTGGGTCGCTCGGAACAGAATCATATATCTTTTTACCGCTAGCATAATGTATCATGGGAACTTGGTAGCCgatccttataaggtataccGCTAGCATAAGGTATCATGGGAACTTGGGTCCTTGGTAGCCGAGCCCTATAAGGTATACCGCTAGCATAAGGTATCATGGGAACTTGGGTCCTTGGTAGCCGAGCCCTATAAGGTATACCGCTAGCATAAGGTATCATGGGAACTTGGGTCCTTGGTAGCCGAGCCCTATAAGGTATACCGCTAGCATAAGGTATCATGGGAACTTGGGTCCTTGGTAGCCGAGCCCTATAAGGTATACCGCTAGCATAAGGTATCATGGGAACTTGGGTCCTTGGTAGCCGAGCCCTATAAGGTATACCGCTAGCATAAGGTATCATGGGAACTTGGGTCCTTGGTAGCCGAGCCCTATAAGGTATACCGCTAGCATAAGGTATCATGGGAACTTGGGTCCTTGGTAGCCGAGCCCTATAAGGTATACCGCTAGCATAAAGTATCATGGGAACTTGGGTCCTTGGTAGCCGAGCCCTATAAGGTATACCGCTAGCATAAGGTATCATGGGAACTTGGGTCCTTGGTAGCCGAGCCCTATAAGGTATACCGCTAGCATAAAGTATCATGGGAACTTGGGTCCTTGGTAGCCGAGCCCTATGCCGCTTTTTCCGCCAGCACCTCGCGACAGCTGAAAGGCACGTGATCGTTCGAACTCAATCTCAAGGTTGTGCAGGAGCTCGCTCTGACCTTGGCCTTCAGGCTTGGCGGCTGCGGGAGTACTCTCTAGCTGAGAGTCTTGCGCTTCTCCCCCCTTGATACCCATCAGTCGGCGGAACTTGGGGTCCATCTCGGAGGTGTAGCTTGCCGCGCTCCACTGACCTGGGGGAGCAGCTGCCTGAAAACACGATGGGGCAGTCTAAAGTTTTACCAATCCACCCTTAGCTTGGTTTCCCCATACTAAACAGAATGGGGCACTTTAAAGTTTTACCAATCCACCCTAAGCTCAGTTTTCCCATACTAAACAGAATGGGGCAGTTTTATCAATCCATCCAACCCTTACTATCTCCTCTTTGAGAAAACCCCTATGGCTCAACGCTACGGAcagtttgtttatgtttttttatcgaGTAGATATTATATCATTGAGCATGTAAAAACCTCTCTACATTTGGGACTGTAAGCCCTTCGTCTTCTCGCATAAGTACGTCAATCACGAGGTCCCGTCCCTCGTGGACGCATAAGAACCGCTGGATACGCTGTCACAGTTTTTACACAATAAATCTGACTCATAACTGCAAAGTGCGAGGAGCAGTTGGTGtttatataataaaacaaCCAGGTGCATGTGGAGCACTAAAAGACTTTGTTTTTAGGCATTTTTCTTGTCAATAAATGAGGATGTTCCTCAGTTGTTGTGCCTCATTACCTCTTTTTTCTTGCCGCTCCATAACAACTTCTTCTTCTCCTGCTGCACTTTGTACTGCTGAGGGTTGACCACCGCAGGGTTCAGGTAGCCGGGCATGTTGATTGCTTTGGCCTGGGTCTGAGCCTGTTGGCGCAAGACCTCTGCGTGCGCCGCTAGTTTCGCTTGGACCTCTTCTGATGTGGGCGCGCGAACGGGAACAGCTGGGGCTGCGATATAAGAGAGAATTCAACGTGGAGACATATTTTGTGTAGGAATAATTTGGTttacattttcaaaaaaacgtACAAACAGCACCAGCTATCTGATCCCCTGAGGTGTTGACTCTAATGCTGCTTGCTGGCGCTGTGCTGGCATGTACTCGTGTGGAGTAATTTTGCCGATAGTCCCCTTGACGCGTGGTCAATCTATCAGGGCATTGTCCGCTGGGTCATGATGGTTGTTGTTGATAGTTTGAATAATGAAGATAAGAGACCTTTTATGCCTGACAGGAAAGACAATACTCTCCAGCGTTCATAAGACAGACATACTGCACGGGATTTATTAAGGTGTTGCGAGGGGGCAAACATAACCTATTTTAGTAGATATTTTCTTGTCAAAATACAAGAAATCTCGTCACTTTAGCTTTCGATAGGATTGCTATTCCGGTACtgttaaaaaattaaagaaaaatgcgGAGAGGTTTAAAAACATTGACTTACTTTTGACCACAGGTGTGCACGGCCCAGGTGAACGTCGGAATCTGTCACGCCTTCCCCTCCTGTCATCACGGTAGCGGTCGCGGTCACCGTCACGCCGTCCCCTGTCACGGTCATAGCGATCGCGATCGCTGTCACGCCTTCCACGATCACGGTCATATCGGTCCCGATCACGATCACGGTCACGGTCACGGTCTAAGATGGATAGATAACAGAGAATCAAAAGAAGTTAGAACATAAAATTGAGAGAACAATGATGAGAGCAGTAATTCATAGACAGCCatttacaatacaatacaataaactttatAGCTTGATAACTTTTGACAGTTTTCTAACCCATGGCCCTCCTAAAATATACTATActagattataaaaaaatatttacatagTTGATCATATTACAATCAAAAGCAACTCTAGACTAATGTGaactaaacaaaaatattactaGACTAAGAAACTGTAACTAGATACTTTGAAACTGTGCTACAAAGACAGCcacaaacacaacaaaatGTACAAACATGGATTACAGATGACAAAAACATGTACATGATGAAGCAAGCTTCACGTGAAGCTCGAGCACATCGACAGTTCAAATAAAAGCGGCAAGAATAGCAAAAAAGTTCTTCGAGGTGCGAAACGTGGCTTAGGcgaggcaaaaaaaaactttgcgaAGGTTTTTCTTAAACACAAGCGACaaattcggaaaaaaggaGGAAGTAGCGAGCCTTTTCAATTCCGGGGTAAGAGAGTTAAATAAAGACACAACAGAAAAGGTGAAAGTTAGCTTGCCGGAATCCGTTCTAGGACGGGGCAGCGCAAGATTATTTGTAGTGGCGGCTCTTGTAGAACGCCCAGAagaagaaacaaaagaaaaattattattattattagattTAGAAGGCGAAatattaagaatttttttccataagttTTTAGGGTTTTCAATGTTGTTTTTATAGCATTATTAAATGCACTACTTGGTTGTGCGCGCGGCGGTATTGATTCCAGGAATCGTGCGTTTTAAAGGCCTTGTCATACgtactttttttctcttgcgtcctgtctcgcaaaaaattgttgcaggtcgcacgcgCATTTTTTTGCGTGACACCCCCTTTGCAActtagtttgcatttcttgcattttgcatttgtttcaAGTCTCAGGAAAAACttcacgtgtgacagggcgcgTGCAGGGCGCGTGAGACAAGTTGCAGCCGAAAAGTCTACATGTAAAGGCAGCGATGCGATGCAGCTAGTTGCGTCTTTTTATTGCAGCACCTATTCCTGCAGAAAACCAATCAGGTTTGCGTGGTCGTTTAACGCGTTAATTTGGAAAAGAGAGGGGGATACTGCGAGCATAAGAATTCTTTTGGtcaatgtttattttctcttttgtcTGCTGTAAGCGCTGAATAGCATGAAATAGCATTCTCTACCTCGAGGCGGTCTTCTCTCCCGAGACGAGCTCCTTCTTCGATCACGTCGATCTCTCGCATCAGTCGATCGGTCGTCGCTAGAGCGTCTGGAAGGCGAGTGCGAGCGTCTACTGCTGTCACGTCTATGTGGAGGGGATCGCGAATTATCGGAAGAGACACGAGCAGACGGTCTGCGCTCGGAAGAGTCTCGACCAAGGCTAGACGGCCGTTTCCGTTCGGGTGATTCTCGGCTTGACCTCGGCCGTCTATCGACTGAAGATCGGCGTTTAGAGTCTTCTTCCTAGAGGATGCAGACAGCGAGGATCTTTAAGAACTGAAAGAGTTAGTATTTGCTCCGACTACAGGGGTGTGAAGGGGGCTGCGGGAGAGATTCGTGGGCTAAAGGAAGTTAAACAGCTTTCCCCAAAGGGCCCCTGTGGGAAGGGCCCACTTGCCTTTTGGTATCTGCTACGGTTATAGTGCAAGCGCGCTATCGGGGCCGCCAATACAAAAAAACGACTAATATACGAGAACCTAGTTTGGCTAGCGTTCATGTCAATCAAACTAACATCGCATCCTCGTTGATTTTCATTGATTTAACTTCTCGTTAAGGTGGCCACGACAGCGCGCTTGCCGCTGTTAAACCACTTTCCTGAACATATCTAGTTTACCATGGATTTATGTACGTTTCTATTAGGAAAAAAGGGgtgaaattaaaaataaatagtggGACCCCTcaatttttttccaagttCCTTTTTTCGGTCGGCAATCTTTTACGCAAAAAATGTGCATGTAAATCTTGCTCAAACCTCCTTCGACAATTCAAATATTAAAATGGTCTGTTCCTCAAGGTTGATTTTCACTATAGGTGGAACACAACTAAACAATATAATCAAGCTGCTGTGTTGCTCTTGCGTTCAAATGGGATTCGGGAAAAACCCTAGGTGAGCTCAGAGGGCACGTCACCAAACAAGTATGGCCTTGGCGGGATAACTTACCTGGCGATGGGATGCTGGGGGGTCCCGACCAAACTCATCCTCTCGGGGTTCTTCATGATGGCTGTCAGACTAGTCAGTAAAAAAAGCACTACATACTTAACTACTTCGTACATGAGAATGGTGCAAACACTTTGTTTATGTAAACGGCAGATTATTAGAAGGTTATAGCTGAATGCGCAGAGGGTCTAAGTGAGTCTTACACTTTGTAATGGGCTTGATACAAATTTCACGGAATGTGAGCAAGTCACGATAAATGATGCTAGCACCATGTGAGCAAGTCGTGATCAATGATGCTAGCACCTCAATAGTTTGACTATCCATAATCTGCATCTGATGGCAAGATAGCGATATCTGAGTAGGGTAGTTATGTCTAGCAAGTGGTCATTGCCCATGAAAAGGCGGCTATTCTAGCCTAGTCTTTTTGTGACAGTTGCTTCAGTCATCCTGTTATAGATAAGGACTGATGTACAGGGTGGGCCAATAAGCAGCCACTTTATAGGACAAGAACATGTTTTGGGACAAGGGAGTGTTTTTAGGAGGGTGGAGGGGTGGAGTTTCCGGGCAGTGCAGTCAATGAGATAAGGTAGGTAAATGGCAGAACAAtggttgcatttttttttacaatttttacaaataaattTGCACTCAGGAATGAATGCATCATAACCAGCAGTGGCTCATGGGTAGCATATAAATGACTGAATCATAGTCTGATGACGTAAATGAGCACAGAAAAAGAACGATACAGCTTACTAAGCCTAGAtaagtttttatttacatttatttgcTTATTAATTTAATACCCATGGAGCCCTGAGAGTATGGAACATGGATATCCTGAGTGTTACTTTTATGAAATAGGGGTATAAATAAGTTATTGAATAGTTTTCAAAACTCAGCACAACCACAATGGATTATAGAATACACATAATTCCCGAGTGCAACGTTGCCAAGTTGTCAATGCTCTAAAATAATGCTTTGATAGCTGCATACAAATAATGCACAGTATTGGGACCTGAGTTCCGATGTATAGATCCAGACATTGCAAGCTGTGGAATAACAAGACATTTACTGTATACAATTTGCTGGTTGATGGGACACTGTTTGCTAGTTTTCTAATAGACAGTTTAAAGTATTTTTCCTGTAAATATTCCATTACTACTTTCCTGTTTGGTGAATtgtaaattgttttttttagattgagCCAAGCAAAAAGAGCGATAAAAAGCATAAAAGGCAATGCCTGATTTGACTTACTTTTATGATAgcataacaacaaaaaaaagttttaaaaaggcAGAATATCATGCATGCATTTCTAGTATTCCGGAACAGCAACTAATCTTATTGTGTACAGCAACTAATCTTATTGTGTACAGCAACTAATCTTATTGTGTACAGCAACTAATCTTATTGTGTACAGCAACTAATCTTATTGTGTACAGCAACTAATCTGATTGTGTTTAGCAACTAATCTGATTGTGACAAAGCACTTTCCACTATCCCATTGGCCTGATTGGCTGAGTCTGATTGAGAAGCAACATTATCATCTCTACAGTCATCCTTGGTTTTACCATCCAGACTAGTCCTACTACATGACCGAGTCCTGTTTCCGCGTCTTAGGAACTCATCAATGGATACTACACACTTTTTTCTCCAAACAGACTCTTGCTCCACCACATCCATGGGGTACAGTCTAAAGGTACAATATCGCACAAAGTTCAATTTATCTGCATCAAGTGCTGTCTTTCCTCTTGATCCGGTACAGTTTCTGTTCAAGAGCTCTTCTTTGGTAAACAATAGTTTGACCAGATTAGTAGCAAAATTCCCCACAGAGCAACTTTTCTGTTTTACCTTCTCAGCCCACCGCAAGAGCTCCTTCATGCGAGTACTGTCACTTTCTGAAATTACCAGACTTTGTTTGGAATTCCCATCTCCCTGGGTGCCAAACACTTCATCCTGGAATTCAGCTGGTATTGTGAAAGTACCTACCACACTGGATTCCTGGAATACCTTCCCTGGGTTGTTCCCCACTTCAGCCATACTCTCATCCTCTGTTTTAGTACCATTTTGGTTTTCCTGGATTTGGGCCACAGCAGGGGTCCCCAAAACACCATTAACAAATGTGATGTTTTCAATAGGAATTGTTGGAATCTTAAATTCAGTGAAACAGACATTCTTACTGGCATCTGTGACTACAATGTCCGGTTTCCCAGGCATGCTTGGTGACATGCTAACCAAATGAGAAGGGGATGCAAGGGTTAGTATTGGCGCTTGCCTGGGTTTACCAGGAGTGCCAGACCCATCTTCCAGCAAGCCCAACAACTGTTCCTGGTATTTTAGCATCTTCTCCTGGTTTTTCAACAGCTGGTCAACCTTGGTGAGCAATGTTTGTAGTTGCTGCTTGGTGGCTGGGTCAACTCCAGAGCTTTCAAAGAACTTTAAAGAGAAATTACTTGAGTCAGACTGCACCCTCAGAAATATGCTATGGTTTACTTTGGACAGCTATGTTGCCCTATAGTAGAATAGGTACAAATGTTGTAGGTGATATATAGTTCTCACATTACATCAATGTTAAAGGTACATGATGTTGAGTTTTAACAAAAGATGTTAGCCTGGCTTGTCTTAGCTACGGTAGTATGGACTTACTAACTACACAATTctc from the Nematostella vectensis chromosome 4, jaNemVect1.1, whole genome shotgun sequence genome contains:
- the LOC5516170 gene encoding uncharacterized protein LOC5516170 isoform X10 gives rise to the protein MIHPGIVIQDGGTHWLHIKFVRRRRKTPQIRSKPDNHRQIHEDSSPGRDRSPGFFESSGVDPATKQQLQTLLTKVDQLLKNQEKMLKYQEQLLGLLEDGSGTPGKPRQAPILTLASPSHLVSMSPSMPGKPDIVVTDASKNVCFTEFKIPTIPIENITFVNGVLGTPAVAQIQENQNGTKTEDESMAEVGNNPGKVFQESSVVGTFTIPAEFQDEVFGTQGDGNSKQSLVISESDSTRMKELLRWAEKVKQKSCSVGNFATNLVKLLFTKEELLNRNCTGSRGKTALDADKLNFVRYCTFRLYPMDVVEQESVWRKKCVVSIDEFLRRGNRTRSCSRTSLDGKTKDDCRDDNVASQSDSANQANGIVESALSQSD
- the LOC5516170 gene encoding uncharacterized protein LOC5516170 isoform X7 encodes the protein MEGLTGYTSSSSEDGEKHPKSAPNQLSNELQTTSGMESRPNPMSLGPDGDVSKRLRADDDASSAPVVTKKTRSEESNDNHRQIHEDSSPGRDRSPGFFESSGVDPATKQQLQTLLTKVDQLLKNQEKMLKYQEQLLGLLEDGSGTPGKPRQAPILTLASPSHLVSMSPSMPGKPDIVVTDASKNVCFTEFKIPTIPIENITFVNGVLGTPAVAQIQENQNGTKTEDESMAEVGNNPGKVFQESSVVGTFTIPAEFQDEVFGTQGDGNSKQSLVISESDSTRMKELLRWAEKVKQKSCSVGNFATNLVKLLFTKEELLNRNCTGSRGKTALDADKLNFVRYCTFRLYPMDVVEQESVWRKKCVVSIDEFLRRGNRTRSCSRTSLDGKTKDDCRDDNVASQSDSANQANGIVESALSQSD
- the LOC5516170 gene encoding arginine/serine-rich coiled-coil protein 2 isoform X1 produces the protein MEGLTGYTSSSSEDGEKHPKSAPNQLSNELQTTSGMESRPNPMSLGPDGDVSKRLRADDDASSAPVVTKKTRSEESNDNHRQIHEDSSPGRDRSPGSDSHHEEPREDEFGRDPPASHRQEEDSKRRSSVDRRPRSSRESPERKRPSSLGRDSSERRPSARVSSDNSRSPPHRRDSSRRSHSPSRRSSDDRSTDARDRRDRRRSSSRERRPPRDRDRDRDRDRDRYDRDRGRRDSDRDRYDRDRGRRDGDRDRYRDDRRGRRDRFRRSPGPCTPVVKTPAVPVRAPTSEEVQAKLAAHAEVLRQQAQTQAKAINMPGYLNPAVVNPQQYKVQQEKKKLLWSGKKKEAAAPPGQWSAASYTSEMDPKFRRLMGIKGGEAQDSQLESTPAAAKPEGQGQSELLHNLEIEFERSRAFQLSRGAGGKSGIGLGYQGPKFP
- the LOC5516170 gene encoding arginine/serine-rich coiled-coil protein 2 isoform X3 encodes the protein MEGLTGYTSSSSEDGEKHPKSAPNQLSNELQTTSGMESRPNPMSLGPDGDVSKRLRADDDASSAPVVTKKTRSEESNDNHRQIHEDSSPGRDRSPGSDSHHEEPREDEFGRDPPASHRQEEDSKRRSSVDRRPRSSRESPERKRPSSLGRDSSERRPSARVSSDNSRSPPHRRDSSRRSHSPSRRSSDDRSTDARDRRDRRRSSSRERRPPRDRDRDRDRDRDRYDRDRGRRDSDRDRYDRDRGRRDGDRDRYRDDRRGRRDRFRRSPGPCTPVVKTPAVPVRAPTSEEVQAKLAAHAEVLRQQAQTQAKAINMPGYLNPAVVNPQQYKVQQEKKKLLWSGKKKEAAAPPGQWSAASYTSEMDPKFRRLMGIKGGEAQDSQLESTPAAAKPEGQGQSELLHNLEIEFERSRAFQLSRGAGGKSGIGLGYQGPKFP
- the LOC5516170 gene encoding arginine/serine-rich coiled-coil protein 2 isoform X9; translated protein: MIHPGIVIQDGGTHWLHIKFVRRRRKTPQIRSKPDNHRQIHEDSSPGRDRSPGSDSHHEEPREDEFGRDPPASHRQEEDSKRRSSVDRRPRSSRESPERKRPSSLGRDSSERRPSARVSSDNSRSPPHRRDSSRRSHSPSRRSSDDRSTDARDRRDRRRSSSRERRPPRDRDRDRDRDRDRYDRDRGRRDSDRDRYDRDRGRRDGDRDRYRDDRRGRRDRFRRSPGPCTPVVKTPAVPVRAPTSEEVQAKLAAHAEVLRQQAQTQAKAINMPGYLNPAVVNPQQYKVQQEKKKLLWSGKKKEAAAPPGQWSAASYTSEMDPKFRRLMGIKGGEAQDSQLESTPAAAKPEGQGQSELLHNLEIEFERSRAFQLSRGAGGKSGIGLGYQGPKFP
- the LOC5516170 gene encoding arginine/serine-rich coiled-coil protein 2 isoform X8, giving the protein MESRPNPMSLGPDGDVSKRLRADDDASSAPVVTKKTRSEESNDNHRQIHEDSSPGRDRSPGSDSHHEEPREDEFGRDPPASHRQEEDSKRRSSVDRRPRSSRESPERKRPSSLGRDSSERRPSARVSSDNSRSPPHRRDSSRRSHSPSRRSSDDRSTDARDRRDRRRSSSRERRPPRDRDRDRDRDRDRYDRDRGRRDSDRDRYDRDRGRRDGDRDRYRDDRRGRRDRFRRSPGPCTPVVKTPAVPVRAPTSEEVQAKLAAHAEVLRQQAQTQAKAINMPGYLNPAVVNPQQYKVQQEKKKLLWSGKKKEAAAPPGQWSAASYTSEMDPKFRRLMGIKGGEAQDSQLESTPAAAKPEGQGQSELLHNLEIEFERSRAFQLSRGAGGKSGIGLGYQGPKFP
- the LOC5516170 gene encoding arginine/serine-rich coiled-coil protein 2 isoform X4, coding for MEGLTGYTSSSSEDGEKHPKSAPNQSNELQTTSGMESRPNPMSLGPDGDVSKRLRADDDASSAPVVTKKTRSEESNDNHRQIHEDSSPGRDRSPGSDSHHEEPREDEFGRDPPASHRQEEDSKRRSSVDRRPRSSRESPERKRPSSLGRDSSERRPSARVSSDNSRSPPHRRDSSRRSHSPSRRSSDDRSTDARDRRDRRRSSSRERRPPRDRDRDRDRDRDRYDRDRGRRDSDRDRYDRDRGRRDGDRDRYRDDRRGRRDRFRRSPGPCTPVVKTPAVPVRAPTSEEVQAKLAAHAEVLRQQAQTQAKAINMPGYLNPAVVNPQQYKVQQEKKKLLWSGKKKEAAAPPGQWSAASYTSEMDPKFRRLMGIKGGEAQDSQLESTPAAAKPEGQGQSELLHNLEIEFERSRAFQLSRGAGGKSGIGLGYQGPKFP
- the LOC5516170 gene encoding serine/threonine-protein kinase fray2 isoform X5; translation: MEGLTGYTSSSSEDGEKHPKSAPNQLSNELQTTSGMESRPNPMSLGPDGDVSKRLRADDDASSAPVVTKKTRSEESNDNHRQIHEDSSPGRDRSPGSDSHHEEPREDEFGRDPPASHRQEEDSKRRSSVDRRPRSSRESPERKRPSSLGRDSSERRPSARVSSDNSRSPPHRRDSSRRSHSPSRRSSDDRSTDARDRRDRRRSSSRERRPPRDRDRDRDRDRYDRDRGRRDSDRDRYDRDRGRRDGDRDRYRDDRRGRRDRFRRSPGPCTPVVKTPAVPVRAPTSEEVQAKLAAHAEVLRQQAQTQAKAINMPGYLNPAVVNPQQYKVQQEKKKLLWSGKKKEAAAPPGQWSAASYTSEMDPKFRRLMGIKGGEAQDSQLESTPAAAKPEGQGQSELLHNLEIEFERSRAFQLSRGAGGKSGIGLGYQGPKFP
- the LOC5516170 gene encoding arginine/serine-rich coiled-coil protein 2 isoform X6, which produces MEGLTGYTSSSSEDGEKHPKSAPNQTTSGMESRPNPMSLGPDGDVSKRLRADDDASSAPVVTKKTRSEESNDNHRQIHEDSSPGRDRSPGSDSHHEEPREDEFGRDPPASHRQEEDSKRRSSVDRRPRSSRESPERKRPSSLGRDSSERRPSARVSSDNSRSPPHRRDSSRRSHSPSRRSSDDRSTDARDRRDRRRSSSRERRPPRDRDRDRDRDRDRYDRDRGRRDSDRDRYDRDRGRRDGDRDRYRDDRRGRRDRFRRSPGPCTPVVKTPAVPVRAPTSEEVQAKLAAHAEVLRQQAQTQAKAINMPGYLNPAVVNPQQYKVQQEKKKLLWSGKKKEAAAPPGQWSAASYTSEMDPKFRRLMGIKGGEAQDSQLESTPAAAKPEGQGQSELLHNLEIEFERSRAFQLSRGAGGKSGIGLGYQGPKFP